From a single Paludibacter jiangxiensis genomic region:
- a CDS encoding glycoside hydrolase family 3 C-terminal domain-containing protein produces the protein MKLFFVSCKDERSNLYRQSFLILLLVLIGFNPQSFLVKAEKPKLPIYLNTAYSFKERATDLVSRMTLEEKQSQLGNTMPPIPRLGVKKYDVWGEALHGVAGRNDNSGMTSTSFPNSVAVGCTWDPELIKRETNVIGNEARGFNHNYIFTLTYWSPVVEPTRDPRWGRTGETFGEDPFLISQISSGFIRGLMGDDPKYLKAVPCGKHFFANNTEFNRHTGSANMDDRDMREFYLYPYKSLIEKDKLPAIMTAYSAVNGVPMSASKFLVDSIARKTYGLDGYVTGDCDAVADILNGHHYAKSKAEAAAMGLKTGVDSDCGGIYQSSALEALKQGLITEADMDKALINLFAIRMRLGEFDPQNIVPFAGIQPNIINDPSHNDLALEVATKTPVLLKNNAVAKTSKKALPLNAATIKRIAVLGPQADKVELGDYSGEIESKYRITPLEGIKKYLADNNYTTEVVSKAGGNTEKRTDFFMMSGFSTITTNKTVKQFDATKFDASAPGLIATERFGSKSIKGIKDGDWTAYNNVDITDVDSIRLNMNVSPEGGTIEIRVGSATGNILASKKIEGTPQANGGFMGFGGRPKNIPVKINTLGITGSQTLVLVYHEAEVPATDKETLDMAASADVALVFVGTDQTTGREESDRFSINLPGNQNELIKAISSVNPNTIVVIQGMGMVEAEQFKNNPNIAGLIFTGYNGQNQGAAMAKVLFGEVNPGGKTSVTWYKSLNDLPDFNDYTLRGATGKNGRTYMYFDKDVTYEFGYGLSYTTFAYSNFGISKKTITPNDKITITADVKNTGDVDGDEVVQVYVKTPESAASLQRPIKRLKGFKRVTIPRGQTQTISIDIDCADLWFWDAANKRITFDQGKYVFEIGASSRDIKGEVSANMSGTYKPVLTTVVAEGDKTVLRPGNTLQTSVTASMSDDSFCNLAKAQVTYKSNNPAVASVDNTGKVTAQSAGVASIFASVTVDGTTVSNSYPVKVMPDLTPKSIKINGKEIQGFSKDEKAYSYLLKKNAKLPVVKATALDNSISVDVEQAKEIPGTAIVKFIDNNTFETNTYYFNFDAASEGDDFNAASAGKQWQWLRENAANYSFTKVLGSLTITTEKGDISEGSNDAKNVLLQSANNDWVAETKLVGSRVPSQPENAGLVAYQDDNNFVKLMLRAVTKTSRQGRGPGVQAGTVDLVVEENGIAKSAASFNLRKEITGSNSLILKLEKNGGAYTAYYSLDGTKFEKLGTAKSFLKNIKVGLIACDGVIIQSMKNTFWFDPDTTKPATPFDVSFDYFHITNSGRK, from the coding sequence ATGAAACTTTTTTTTGTGTCGTGTAAAGATGAACGCTCCAATCTTTACAGACAAAGTTTTTTAATTCTCTTGTTAGTGTTGATCGGTTTCAATCCCCAAAGTTTTTTGGTAAAAGCCGAAAAGCCGAAGTTACCGATTTATCTCAATACAGCCTATTCTTTTAAAGAACGGGCCACTGATCTTGTTTCCCGAATGACACTGGAAGAAAAACAGAGTCAGTTGGGAAATACCATGCCTCCTATTCCTCGTTTAGGTGTCAAAAAGTATGATGTTTGGGGAGAAGCTCTCCACGGTGTTGCCGGCCGCAATGACAATAGCGGGATGACTTCCACTTCCTTCCCTAATAGTGTTGCCGTGGGCTGCACCTGGGATCCTGAGCTGATTAAACGGGAAACAAACGTTATTGGTAATGAAGCCAGAGGGTTTAACCACAACTATATTTTTACTCTCACATACTGGTCACCCGTGGTGGAACCTACCCGTGATCCACGTTGGGGACGTACCGGAGAAACTTTTGGAGAAGATCCTTTCCTGATTTCGCAAATAAGCAGCGGATTTATCCGCGGTTTGATGGGTGATGATCCGAAGTATTTGAAAGCGGTTCCTTGCGGCAAACACTTCTTTGCCAACAATACGGAGTTTAACCGGCATACGGGAAGTGCCAATATGGATGATCGCGATATGCGTGAATTCTATTTGTATCCTTACAAATCATTAATTGAAAAGGACAAGCTGCCAGCAATTATGACAGCTTATAGTGCTGTGAATGGTGTTCCAATGTCGGCAAGTAAATTTCTGGTTGATTCGATTGCACGTAAAACCTACGGATTGGACGGATATGTAACCGGAGACTGTGATGCGGTGGCCGATATTCTGAACGGTCATCATTATGCAAAATCGAAAGCGGAAGCTGCTGCTATGGGGCTCAAGACAGGTGTCGATTCCGATTGTGGCGGCATATACCAGTCCAGCGCACTGGAAGCGCTAAAGCAGGGATTGATTACCGAAGCCGACATGGACAAGGCGCTGATTAATCTGTTTGCCATCAGAATGAGACTGGGCGAATTCGATCCTCAGAATATTGTTCCGTTTGCTGGTATTCAACCCAACATTATCAACGATCCTTCCCATAACGACCTCGCCTTGGAAGTTGCCACCAAAACTCCGGTATTGCTCAAAAACAATGCCGTAGCGAAGACCAGTAAAAAGGCATTGCCTCTCAATGCTGCAACTATCAAACGCATTGCGGTGCTCGGTCCGCAGGCCGATAAAGTAGAGTTAGGCGATTATTCAGGTGAAATTGAGTCAAAATACAGAATAACTCCGCTCGAAGGCATAAAAAAATACCTTGCGGACAACAACTACACCACGGAAGTGGTTTCTAAAGCCGGTGGAAATACCGAAAAGCGTACAGATTTCTTCATGATGTCCGGATTTTCCACCATCACAACAAACAAAACCGTAAAACAGTTTGATGCAACCAAATTCGATGCTTCTGCTCCCGGTTTGATAGCTACCGAACGCTTTGGCAGTAAATCGATCAAAGGGATAAAAGACGGAGATTGGACCGCTTATAATAACGTGGATATAACCGATGTAGATTCAATTCGGCTGAATATGAATGTCTCTCCGGAAGGAGGAACGATCGAAATTCGTGTCGGATCAGCTACCGGTAATATTTTGGCTTCTAAGAAAATCGAGGGCACACCTCAGGCCAACGGTGGATTCATGGGCTTTGGAGGCAGACCCAAAAATATTCCGGTGAAGATCAATACACTGGGGATCACAGGTTCGCAAACCCTTGTTTTGGTTTATCACGAAGCCGAAGTTCCGGCTACCGATAAAGAAACGCTTGATATGGCAGCTTCGGCCGATGTTGCCTTGGTGTTTGTAGGCACCGATCAGACAACCGGGCGCGAAGAATCCGATCGTTTTTCCATCAATTTGCCGGGTAATCAGAACGAACTGATTAAGGCTATTTCATCTGTCAATCCGAATACAATCGTAGTGATTCAGGGTATGGGCATGGTGGAAGCCGAACAATTTAAAAACAATCCCAATATTGCAGGTCTTATTTTTACCGGATACAATGGTCAGAATCAGGGTGCTGCCATGGCTAAAGTGTTATTTGGTGAAGTAAATCCCGGCGGAAAAACAAGCGTTACCTGGTACAAATCATTGAACGATTTACCCGACTTTAACGATTATACACTGCGCGGCGCTACCGGTAAAAACGGTCGTACTTACATGTATTTCGACAAGGATGTTACCTACGAATTCGGATACGGACTCTCCTATACCACTTTTGCATACAGCAATTTCGGAATCAGCAAAAAAACGATTACTCCAAACGATAAAATTACCATTACTGCCGATGTTAAAAATACAGGAGATGTAGATGGTGATGAGGTAGTTCAGGTGTATGTTAAAACTCCGGAAAGTGCAGCTTCACTCCAAAGACCCATCAAACGCCTCAAAGGATTTAAGAGAGTGACCATTCCGAGAGGTCAAACACAAACTATTTCGATAGATATTGATTGTGCCGACCTTTGGTTCTGGGATGCTGCCAACAAACGGATTACCTTCGATCAGGGCAAATATGTCTTTGAAATTGGCGCTTCTTCCAGAGATATTAAAGGCGAAGTTTCGGCGAACATGAGCGGCACATACAAACCGGTTTTAACCACTGTTGTAGCCGAAGGCGACAAAACTGTTTTGCGTCCGGGCAATACTTTGCAAACCAGTGTGACGGCTTCGATGTCGGACGATAGCTTCTGCAACCTTGCCAAAGCTCAGGTAACCTACAAGAGCAATAACCCTGCGGTTGCCAGCGTTGACAACACCGGTAAAGTAACAGCTCAGAGTGCCGGAGTCGCATCGATCTTCGCTTCTGTAACAGTCGACGGAACCACTGTTTCCAATAGCTATCCGGTAAAAGTTATGCCTGATCTTACACCCAAATCGATCAAAATCAACGGGAAAGAAATTCAGGGCTTTAGCAAAGATGAGAAGGCATATAGTTATTTGCTGAAAAAGAACGCTAAACTGCCGGTAGTCAAAGCAACTGCCTTGGACAATAGCATTTCGGTGGATGTTGAACAGGCTAAAGAGATTCCGGGAACTGCAATTGTTAAGTTTATCGACAACAATACGTTTGAAACCAACACATATTATTTTAACTTTGATGCTGCTTCGGAAGGCGATGATTTCAATGCTGCCTCTGCCGGGAAACAATGGCAGTGGCTCAGAGAAAACGCTGCTAATTACAGCTTTACAAAAGTTCTGGGTTCGCTTACTATTACTACCGAAAAAGGCGATATATCCGAAGGTAGCAATGATGCAAAGAATGTTTTACTCCAAAGTGCAAACAACGACTGGGTGGCCGAAACGAAGCTGGTAGGTTCGAGAGTTCCGTCTCAGCCCGAAAATGCTGGTCTTGTTGCTTATCAGGATGATAACAACTTTGTAAAATTAATGCTTCGTGCGGTAACCAAGACTTCGCGTCAGGGACGTGGCCCCGGAGTACAAGCCGGAACTGTTGATCTGGTGGTAGAAGAGAACGGCATTGCTAAGTCGGCGGCTTCGTTCAACCTCCGAAAGGAGATTACGGGTAGCAACTCGTTGATTTTGAAACTTGAAAAGAACGGCGGCGCTTATACTGCTTATTATTCGCTGGATGGAACTAAGTTCGAGAAACTTGGCACAGCCAAAAGTTTCCTCAAAAACATAAAAGTAGGTTTGATCGCATGTGACGGAGTTATCATCCAAAGTATGAAAAATACATTCTGGTTCGATCCCGATACGACCAAACCTGCAACTCCGTTTGATGTTTCGTTCGACTATTTCCACATCACCAATAGCGGACGAAAATAA
- a CDS encoding DUF3237 domain-containing protein: MKRLIYIAAFILCAFQCMNAQSSNSVKPDSLYKDFKTEFMWEAKVKISGMINVGESKRGTRRVIPITGGTFSGPKIKGVVLPGGEDWQLVRPDGDTELNARYLMKTDDGYTFQVLNQALIHVDAATKAFYCKSVLDFEVPEKSPYSYLNHAIFLGTLRMPALKPGEEPYVIIGVYKVL; this comes from the coding sequence ATGAAAAGACTAATTTATATCGCGGCATTTATTCTGTGTGCTTTTCAATGCATGAATGCGCAAAGCAGCAATTCGGTTAAACCCGATTCTTTGTACAAAGATTTCAAAACCGAATTTATGTGGGAAGCTAAGGTTAAAATTAGCGGCATGATTAATGTCGGTGAAAGCAAAAGAGGGACGAGACGTGTGATTCCTATAACTGGCGGCACTTTCAGCGGTCCGAAAATTAAAGGTGTGGTTTTGCCCGGAGGAGAAGACTGGCAGTTGGTTCGTCCAGATGGCGATACAGAACTGAATGCCCGTTATCTCATGAAAACGGACGACGGATACACTTTTCAGGTTCTTAACCAGGCCTTGATTCATGTAGATGCAGCAACAAAAGCGTTTTACTGCAAATCGGTTTTGGATTTTGAAGTACCCGAGAAAAGTCCGTATAGTTATCTGAATCACGCCATATTTCTGGGTACATTGAGAATGCCGGCATTAAAGCCCGGCGAAGAGCCATATGTAATAATCGGAGTTTATAAGGTTTTGTAA
- a CDS encoding carboxylesterase/lipase family protein codes for MKYFSWIAAALLFSAQFVSAQQPAPVKTDKGLVQGVYENGLTVYKGIPFAAPPVGDLRWKAPQPAKSWEGVKQADKFAPAPFQGGNTPSGKSEDCLYLNVWTPAKSAGDKIPVLVWIYGGGFSFGSTSEPGYSGEKLAQKGVVLVSIAYRVGQLGFIAHPELSAESPDHVSGNYGLLDQIAALQWVKKNIAAFGGDPNKVTIFGESAGAISVSMLCASPLTKGLFQGAISQSGGSFGPTRLVSFPGENMQTLKQAEAEGVNYMKKAGVTSLAELRKIEADKLPMGFGMPGGWPIVDGFVIPDDQYKLYEAGKYNDVPVLIGYNSDEGASFSHEKKPEDYIAGVRARYGKFADDLIKAYPVTENSVPKTARDLARDAAFGWHTWSWARLQTKTGKSNAFLYYFDQHPDYPKESPQYGFGSPHGQDVAYVFMHLDPSNPQTTKSDLAISEAMGTYWTNFAKYGTPNAKGSVEWPAFNENKPSVMYLQQTPHVGSVPSLESLKVLDNYFKWRRSPEGAAWGK; via the coding sequence ATGAAATATTTTTCTTGGATTGCAGCAGCGCTTTTGTTTAGTGCTCAATTCGTATCAGCACAACAACCGGCTCCGGTAAAAACAGACAAAGGCTTGGTTCAGGGCGTTTATGAAAACGGTCTGACGGTTTACAAAGGAATTCCTTTCGCAGCTCCGCCAGTCGGGGATCTTCGCTGGAAAGCTCCTCAGCCGGCAAAAAGCTGGGAAGGCGTAAAGCAAGCAGATAAATTTGCTCCGGCTCCTTTTCAGGGAGGAAACACTCCTTCAGGAAAGAGCGAAGATTGCTTGTATCTGAATGTCTGGACTCCTGCAAAATCGGCAGGTGACAAAATTCCGGTACTGGTATGGATTTACGGAGGCGGATTTAGTTTCGGGTCTACATCAGAACCGGGTTATTCCGGTGAAAAGCTTGCGCAAAAAGGGGTTGTTTTGGTTAGTATTGCCTACCGTGTTGGTCAGCTTGGGTTTATAGCCCATCCAGAATTGAGTGCCGAAAGTCCAGACCACGTTTCGGGCAACTATGGGTTACTCGATCAGATAGCAGCATTGCAATGGGTTAAGAAAAATATTGCAGCCTTTGGCGGCGATCCGAACAAAGTTACCATCTTCGGCGAGTCTGCCGGAGCTATTTCAGTCAGTATGCTTTGTGCATCGCCCCTGACAAAAGGACTTTTTCAGGGAGCAATCTCTCAAAGCGGTGGCTCTTTCGGGCCTACTCGTTTGGTCTCTTTCCCTGGCGAAAACATGCAAACGCTAAAACAGGCGGAAGCCGAAGGCGTGAATTATATGAAGAAAGCCGGCGTGACATCTCTTGCTGAGCTGCGGAAAATTGAAGCCGACAAACTTCCTATGGGATTCGGAATGCCCGGTGGCTGGCCGATTGTGGATGGCTTTGTAATTCCCGACGATCAGTATAAGTTGTACGAAGCCGGCAAATACAACGATGTTCCGGTGCTTATTGGCTATAATTCTGATGAGGGTGCCAGTTTCTCGCACGAAAAAAAGCCTGAAGATTATATTGCAGGAGTAAGAGCCCGTTATGGAAAATTTGCGGACGATCTTATAAAAGCTTATCCTGTGACAGAAAATTCGGTTCCTAAAACTGCCCGCGACTTAGCCCGTGATGCTGCCTTTGGCTGGCATACATGGAGTTGGGCTCGTCTTCAGACAAAAACGGGTAAGTCAAACGCCTTTTTGTACTACTTCGACCAACATCCCGACTATCCTAAAGAATCGCCACAATATGGCTTCGGATCGCCTCACGGACAAGATGTGGCTTACGTGTTTATGCACCTTGATCCATCTAATCCCCAAACTACAAAATCGGATCTTGCAATATCGGAAGCCATGGGGACTTACTGGACAAACTTTGCAAAATATGGGACTCCCAATGCAAAAGGAAGCGTAGAATGGCCAGCATTTAACGAGAATAAACCTTCGGTAATGTATTTGCAACAAACACCTCACGTTGGATCAGTGCCGAGTCTGGAGTCGCTCAAAGTGTTAGACAATTATTTCAAATGGAGAAGAAGCCCGGAAGGTGCAGCCTGGGGAAAATAA
- a CDS encoding family 43 glycosylhydrolase, which translates to MRNLLCSLAGALLFSSFSCLQAQSGSDKSNFQQVNTYVNPVLPGDHPDPTLLKVGDDFYHCGSTFHFNPYMPIYHSKDLVHWEVIGRVLPPSKAGWVADRPSAGIWQGAITYFYGSYWIYFSAGGQWFCKADSPTGPWSDPVQVKSNPETGPLGYDNSIFVDDDGTPYMVIKNGQKTNRIQALGRDGQLAGKVIDLDWVNRKLQYSWAEGPVMCKRNGYYFYFPAGDVSGGQYVLRSKELTADSTKWERLGEFFKPISDPNVGFRRPNHMSAPYQLADGTWWCLAQSYEKYDNDDWSGTGRQTSLYPVIWEGDRPWGLAPTTQPIAKPKLPQSGILWRSAQSDDFDADVLSNNWHFLTKKAAATYSLSARKGWVRLTPDSTRTHLVQKETDHYYTVVTKLDLNAINAASKAGIYLTNGNQKEIVRLYTGFDNGKKIILNFNAETRSIDNRFGNVVWLKLVRYEHNLTAYCSGDGRNWISLGVPVSAVELDKVQPNYNSWVGTSVGLFAEGKPADFDFFICKDGYSSMPAIGYSNYYGVEKQVKGNYKCVTNTSVDGGWFMISGVELGRGTVKAVQLEATSQTKGMIEIWIDDLTTGKLIAKMPVNVTGAADWKTFSVPVQPVSGHHDVFVKFPQGSKEQIFVKALQFSK; encoded by the coding sequence ATGCGCAACTTATTATGCTCTCTTGCAGGAGCCTTACTTTTTTCTTCATTCTCTTGCTTGCAAGCACAATCCGGTTCGGATAAGTCAAATTTTCAACAAGTAAACACGTATGTTAATCCGGTGTTGCCCGGTGACCATCCGGATCCAACACTCTTAAAAGTAGGCGACGATTTTTATCATTGCGGATCGACATTTCACTTTAACCCTTACATGCCCATTTATCACTCCAAAGATTTGGTTCACTGGGAAGTAATCGGAAGAGTGTTGCCGCCGTCCAAAGCTGGTTGGGTCGCAGACCGTCCTTCTGCTGGTATCTGGCAGGGAGCAATTACTTATTTTTATGGCTCATACTGGATTTACTTTTCAGCCGGTGGTCAATGGTTTTGTAAAGCCGATTCACCAACCGGGCCGTGGTCAGATCCGGTTCAGGTAAAATCCAATCCGGAAACCGGACCTTTAGGATACGACAACTCTATCTTTGTGGATGATGACGGCACTCCTTATATGGTGATTAAGAATGGGCAGAAAACAAACCGCATACAAGCGCTTGGACGGGACGGTCAGTTGGCAGGTAAGGTTATTGACCTTGACTGGGTGAATAGAAAGCTCCAATATAGCTGGGCAGAAGGTCCTGTAATGTGCAAACGCAATGGTTATTATTTTTACTTCCCGGCGGGTGATGTTTCCGGAGGTCAATATGTACTGAGATCAAAAGAACTGACTGCCGATTCCACGAAATGGGAACGTCTGGGCGAATTTTTCAAACCAATTTCCGATCCTAATGTTGGCTTTCGTCGCCCCAACCACATGTCGGCACCGTACCAACTGGCAGACGGTACCTGGTGGTGTCTTGCTCAAAGTTACGAGAAATATGATAACGATGACTGGTCGGGAACCGGCCGTCAAACCTCGCTCTACCCTGTTATCTGGGAAGGTGATCGTCCCTGGGGTTTGGCACCTACCACTCAACCTATTGCAAAACCGAAATTGCCACAATCCGGAATTCTTTGGAGAAGCGCACAAAGTGATGACTTTGATGCAGATGTGTTAAGCAATAACTGGCATTTCCTTACAAAGAAGGCAGCAGCAACCTATTCGCTTTCGGCACGAAAAGGGTGGGTGAGACTAACTCCGGATTCAACCCGTACGCATTTGGTACAAAAAGAGACGGATCATTACTATACGGTTGTAACCAAGTTAGATTTGAATGCAATTAATGCTGCATCAAAAGCCGGTATTTACCTTACCAATGGTAATCAGAAAGAAATTGTCAGACTCTATACCGGATTTGATAATGGCAAGAAAATTATCCTAAACTTCAACGCTGAAACGCGTAGCATTGACAACCGGTTTGGTAACGTTGTGTGGTTGAAATTGGTACGTTATGAACACAATCTGACGGCATATTGCAGTGGTGACGGGCGAAACTGGATATCACTCGGAGTTCCCGTTAGTGCAGTTGAATTGGACAAAGTTCAGCCAAATTATAACTCCTGGGTGGGAACAAGTGTCGGTTTGTTTGCAGAAGGAAAACCGGCCGATTTTGACTTCTTCATTTGTAAAGATGGTTATTCGTCTATGCCGGCTATCGGATATAGCAACTATTATGGTGTAGAAAAACAGGTTAAAGGAAATTATAAATGTGTGACTAATACCTCGGTTGACGGAGGATGGTTTATGATATCCGGTGTCGAGCTGGGAAGAGGCACCGTAAAAGCAGTTCAACTGGAGGCCACCTCACAAACAAAAGGTATGATTGAGATTTGGATCGATGACCTGACAACCGGAAAGTTGATTGCAAAAATGCCGGTCAATGTAACAGGTGCAGCAGACTGGAAAACTTTTTCTGTACCGGTGCAACCTGTCTCGGGGCACCATGATGTATTTGTAAAATTCCCTCAGGGGAGTAAAGAACAAATATTCGTAAAAGCATTACAGTTTTCTAAGTGA